In Lacibacter sp. H375, one DNA window encodes the following:
- the mscL gene encoding large conductance mechanosensitive channel protein MscL, whose translation MGMLKEFKEFTMRGNVIDLAIGVIIGGAFGAIINSLVGDIITPVLLKPALEAAGVSEIDKWAPGGILLGKFIAAILSFLVIAFVLFLIIKGLNASKKKEEAAPPAPTPEDIVLLREIRDALKK comes from the coding sequence ATGGGAATGCTCAAGGAGTTTAAAGAGTTTACAATGAGAGGCAATGTTATTGATCTTGCTATTGGTGTTATTATTGGCGGCGCATTTGGTGCTATCATTAATTCATTAGTAGGCGACATTATTACTCCTGTTTTGTTAAAGCCTGCTTTAGAGGCTGCCGGTGTATCTGAAATTGATAAGTGGGCTCCCGGGGGCATTCTGTTAGGTAAGTTTATTGCGGCTATACTTTCCTTCCTTGTAATCGCATTTGTATTGTTTTTGATCATCAAGGGTCTTAATGCTTCAAAAAAGAAAGAAGAAGCTGCACCTCCGGCACCGACTCCGGAAGATATTGTTTTACTACGTGAAATAAGAGATGCATTAAAAAAGTAA
- a CDS encoding PPK2 family polyphosphate kinase produces the protein MAKVKLSSISTKAPRSIDKEKAKAKTEKILVELDELQNLLIAEAKNSLLVVIQGMDASGKDGAIRDVFGSLNPMGVSVKSFKAPTAEELSHDFLWRIHQETPAKGMIKIFNRSHYEDVLITRVHGWCDDATATKRMKAINDMEELLVQHNNTQILKFYLHISPKEQQERLQERTHDPRKMWKYNENDFAEAKLWKKYMGYYDECFNSCNKVPWHIIPSDQNWYKEYLIASKVYDTLKKLKMQYPGLKK, from the coding sequence ATGGCTAAAGTGAAACTCTCCTCCATCAGCACAAAGGCACCCCGCAGCATTGATAAAGAAAAAGCAAAAGCTAAAACAGAAAAGATATTAGTAGAGTTAGATGAATTGCAGAACCTGTTAATTGCTGAAGCAAAAAATTCATTGCTGGTGGTGATACAAGGGATGGATGCAAGTGGAAAAGATGGTGCTATACGTGATGTGTTTGGTTCATTGAATCCGATGGGTGTTTCAGTAAAATCATTCAAAGCGCCAACGGCTGAAGAGTTGAGTCATGATTTTTTGTGGCGCATACACCAAGAAACTCCTGCAAAAGGAATGATCAAAATTTTTAACCGCAGTCATTACGAGGATGTTTTGATCACACGTGTACATGGCTGGTGCGATGATGCTACTGCAACAAAGCGGATGAAAGCCATTAATGATATGGAAGAATTGCTGGTGCAGCATAACAATACACAGATACTGAAATTTTACCTGCACATTTCACCGAAGGAACAACAGGAACGTTTGCAGGAACGTACACACGACCCACGTAAAATGTGGAAGTACAACGAAAATGATTTTGCTGAGGCAAAACTCTGGAAGAAATACATGGGTTATTATGATGAATGTTTTAATAGCTGCAACAAAGTGCCCTGGCATATTATTCCGAGCGATCAGAACTGGTATAAAGAATACCTCATTGCATCAAAAGTGTATGACACACTCAAGAAACTGAAGATGCAATACCCGGGTTTGAAAAAATAA
- a CDS encoding DMT family transporter, protein MHPKLFNWLLFLILCLVWGSSFILMKEGLKQLSAYEVAAMRMFSGGIVLLPFAIGSFKRMQRKDLGLLVVSGLLGSFIPAILFCVAETKIDSALAGMLNALTPLFVITIGALLFKSAVPWKKLVGVLIGFGGMLLLFLAQKADSANSDVFLASLIVVATLSYGLNVNLINRYLKHVGSLDIAAIAFVSLIIPATTVLLLAGFAKHDFTDFAVIRAVGASVVLGVFGTAIASILFYMLMKRAGPLFSTMVTYGIPFVAIGWGLLAGETIGQLEIIGLLIILSGVYLTNR, encoded by the coding sequence ATGCATCCAAAACTTTTCAACTGGCTTCTGTTTCTTATTCTGTGTCTTGTATGGGGTAGCTCATTCATACTCATGAAAGAAGGATTGAAACAACTATCGGCGTATGAAGTAGCTGCCATGCGTATGTTCAGCGGTGGTATTGTATTACTTCCTTTTGCCATTGGCAGTTTCAAACGTATGCAGCGAAAAGATCTTGGACTATTAGTTGTATCGGGATTGCTTGGAAGCTTTATACCGGCCATCCTTTTCTGTGTTGCAGAAACAAAGATCGATAGTGCACTGGCAGGTATGCTGAACGCATTAACACCCTTGTTTGTAATTACGATTGGTGCGTTGTTGTTTAAATCAGCTGTGCCCTGGAAAAAATTGGTTGGGGTATTGATCGGTTTCGGTGGAATGCTGTTGCTTTTTTTGGCACAGAAAGCAGACAGTGCCAACAGTGATGTGTTTCTGGCATCACTCATTGTGGTTGCAACACTTTCGTATGGTTTGAATGTAAACCTCATCAACCGTTATTTAAAACATGTGGGCTCGCTTGATATTGCTGCCATTGCATTTGTTTCATTGATCATTCCTGCAACAACTGTTTTATTACTGGCAGGTTTTGCCAAACACGACTTTACTGATTTTGCAGTGATAAGAGCAGTAGGCGCTTCCGTAGTGTTGGGTGTTTTCGGAACTGCCATTGCTTCGATCCTTTTTTACATGCTTATGAAAAGAGCAGGACCATTATTTTCTACTATGGTTACTTATGGTATTCCGTTCGTAGCAATTGGATGGGGGTTACTGGCAGGCGAAACAATTGGTCAGCTGGAGATCATTGGATTGTTGATCATTCTTTCCGGTGTGTATCTTACCAATAGGTAA
- the frr gene encoding ribosome recycling factor, with protein MSEELSLIMDDAEEHMNKAIQHLEVELVKIRAGRANPNMLDGIVVDYYGTPTPINQIGNLSVTDARTLTIQPWEKNMLQPIERAIINSNIGLAPQNDGNIIRLFLPPLTEERRKELVKRVNAEGEHTKVAVRNIRRDAIEQIKKLQKEGLSEDAAKDAEKDVQTLTDKYSLQIDKHLEAKDKEIMSV; from the coding sequence ATGTCAGAAGAGCTTTCGTTAATCATGGACGATGCTGAAGAGCACATGAATAAAGCCATTCAGCACCTTGAAGTAGAATTGGTAAAGATCCGTGCAGGCAGGGCAAATCCAAATATGCTTGATGGGATCGTAGTTGATTATTATGGTACCCCCACACCTATTAACCAGATCGGGAATCTCAGTGTAACCGATGCCCGTACATTGACCATTCAGCCGTGGGAAAAAAATATGTTGCAGCCCATTGAGCGTGCAATCATCAACTCAAATATTGGTCTTGCGCCTCAAAACGATGGCAATATCATCCGTTTATTTTTACCGCCACTAACCGAAGAGCGTCGCAAGGAATTAGTAAAGCGTGTGAATGCCGAAGGTGAACATACAAAAGTAGCTGTGCGTAATATCCGTCGTGATGCAATTGAACAAATCAAGAAACTGCAAAAAGAAGGATTAAGTGAAGATGCAGCGAAAGATGCGGAGAAAGATGTTCAGACCTTAACAGATAAATACAGTTTACAGATCGATAAACATCTGGAAGCAAAGGATAAAGAAATCATGTCGGTTTAA
- a CDS encoding MraY family glycosyltransferase — protein sequence MDHLLIGSVISFLITYSAIPIIIRVAEAKHLFDVPDDDRKVHVTPVPSLGGIGIFAGFILGFLIAVPAGLVEVQYFGAAFLVIFFLGLKDDIVVLTPLKKFLGQLLAAFIIVYKGNILIDGMFGFMGFEKMPFILSLAFTYLTIIVITNSFNLIDGVDGLAGSLGMFTSICFGIYFVLADQPFYAMMAFAMAGSLGAFLIFNISPAKIFMGDTGSLLLGIVNSILVIKFIQVATLPTAKVYLPAAPAIGFAILFVPLFDTLRIFAYRILSRRSPFSPDRNHVHHLLLAKGFSHKMVTFLAVSFNLVIAGATVLARELNITFLLLGLISVGFSVISLLIYSNRNNRRKLFTNDVSTAPAETINGETKVIPLSGGTAIIPEKADVAKHKQS from the coding sequence ATGGATCACCTTCTTATTGGATCGGTTATTTCTTTCTTAATTACTTATTCGGCTATACCCATAATTATCAGGGTGGCAGAAGCGAAGCACCTCTTTGATGTGCCCGATGACGACCGTAAAGTGCATGTAACCCCTGTTCCCTCGCTTGGCGGCATTGGTATTTTTGCTGGCTTCATACTTGGTTTTTTAATTGCTGTGCCTGCTGGTTTGGTGGAGGTACAGTATTTCGGGGCAGCTTTTCTGGTGATCTTTTTCCTGGGGCTGAAGGATGATATTGTGGTGTTGACGCCACTCAAAAAATTTCTCGGCCAGTTATTGGCGGCATTTATTATTGTGTACAAAGGCAATATTCTTATAGATGGAATGTTTGGTTTTATGGGGTTTGAAAAAATGCCTTTTATTCTGAGTCTTGCATTTACTTACCTCACCATCATTGTAATTACCAATTCATTTAATTTAATTGATGGGGTAGATGGACTTGCAGGATCGCTTGGTATGTTTACCTCCATCTGTTTTGGTATTTATTTTGTTTTGGCCGATCAGCCATTTTACGCCATGATGGCCTTTGCTATGGCAGGAAGCCTGGGTGCATTTCTAATCTTTAATATTTCACCTGCTAAAATATTCATGGGCGATACCGGTTCCCTTTTATTAGGAATCGTGAACTCTATCCTTGTGATCAAATTTATACAGGTAGCAACATTGCCAACAGCGAAAGTTTATTTGCCAGCGGCTCCGGCTATCGGCTTTGCCATCTTGTTTGTTCCATTATTCGATACGCTTCGCATTTTTGCCTATCGTATTTTATCACGTCGCTCGCCATTCAGCCCCGATCGGAACCACGTTCATCATCTCTTACTGGCGAAAGGGTTCAGTCATAAAATGGTGACTTTTTTGGCTGTTTCATTTAATCTTGTGATTGCCGGAGCAACCGTTTTGGCAAGAGAACTGAACATCACTTTCCTGTTACTGGGGTTAATAAGTGTAGGTTTTTCCGTAATCAGCCTGCTTATTTATTCAAACCGGAATAACCGGCGCAAACTCTTTACAAACGATGTTTCAACGGCGCCAGCAGAAACAATCAATGGTGAAACAAAAGTTATCCCATTATCGGGAGGCACAGCTATAATTCCCGAAAAGGCAGATGTGGCCAAACACAAACAGTCTTAA
- a CDS encoding transketolase: MPELKEIATQLRRDIVRMVHACQSGHPGGSLGCTEYMTALYFKVMKHNPAFSMDAPGEDLFFLSNGHISPIFYATLARSGYFPAAELATFRKLNSRLQGHPTTHEHLPGVRIASGSLGQGLSVAIGAAYTKKLNKENTVVYSLHGDGELQEGQIWEAVMFAAHHKMDNVIATIDWNGQQIDGPTKKVMSLGDLKAKFEAFGWETLVIENGNDMDQMVAGLEKAKSFVGKGKPIVNLMKTEMGKGIDFMEGSHEWHGIAPNDDQLSKALTQLGETSLGDY; this comes from the coding sequence ATGCCAGAACTGAAAGAAATTGCGACGCAGCTACGCCGAGACATTGTAAGAATGGTACATGCTTGCCAAAGTGGTCACCCGGGTGGCTCTTTAGGTTGTACTGAATATATGACAGCTCTCTACTTTAAAGTGATGAAACACAACCCCGCCTTTAGCATGGATGCGCCGGGTGAGGATCTGTTCTTTCTTTCAAACGGCCATATTTCGCCCATCTTTTATGCGACGCTGGCCCGCAGTGGTTATTTCCCAGCTGCAGAACTGGCAACTTTCCGCAAACTGAACAGTCGTTTGCAGGGTCACCCAACCACTCATGAGCATTTGCCTGGTGTGCGTATTGCATCCGGTTCACTTGGGCAAGGCTTAAGTGTTGCTATCGGTGCGGCTTACACGAAAAAACTAAACAAAGAAAATACAGTAGTTTATTCTTTACACGGCGATGGTGAATTACAGGAAGGCCAGATATGGGAAGCAGTGATGTTTGCGGCTCACCATAAAATGGACAATGTTATTGCTACTATCGATTGGAACGGACAACAAATTGACGGCCCTACCAAAAAAGTTATGAGCCTTGGCGATTTAAAAGCCAAGTTCGAAGCATTTGGCTGGGAAACATTGGTGATTGAAAACGGTAACGACATGGATCAAATGGTTGCCGGCCTGGAAAAAGCAAAATCATTTGTCGGCAAAGGCAAACCAATTGTGAATTTGATGAAAACAGAAATGGGTAAAGGCATCGACTTTATGGAAGGCAGCCACGAATGGCACGGTATTGCTCCTAACGATGATCAATTATCAAAAGCACTCACGCAATTAGGAGAAACAAGCTTAGGGGACTATTAA